In a single window of the Salvelinus namaycush isolate Seneca chromosome 6, SaNama_1.0, whole genome shotgun sequence genome:
- the LOC120049160 gene encoding GTPase IMAP family member 7-like has product MGSFLSQVPAGHDLRIVLIGKTGSGKSSSGNTIVGKHLFTSAPMSTSVTDKCREERVRENRWLNVVDTPGVLDTDGSRKPGYIQREVLKCLEVSSPGPHVFLLVMKLGTWSDDDQKSVDNVEDLFPELYRHMIVLFTHSDQLGGITIQDFVRDGHPNLKDIIRRCSGRYHVFNNKSRRRDQVVELVRKIDELVAVEGIYDHHHVD; this is encoded by the exons ATGGGTTCCTTCTTGTCTCAAGTGCCTGCAG GTCATGACCTGAGAATTGTGTTGATTGGAAAAACTGGATCTGGTAAAAGTTCAAGTGGAAACACCATTgtaggaaaacatttatttacatCAGCACCCATGTCTACCTCAGTGACTGATAAATGTAGGGAAGAAAGGGTTCGAGAAAACagatggttaaatgtggtggacACACCAGGAGTGTTAGACACAGATGGTAGTAGGAAACCAGGGTATATCCAAAGAGAAGTACTGAAGTGTCTTGAAGTCTCATCCCCTGGTCCTCATGTCTTCCTGTTGGTGATGAAGTTGGGGACATGGAGTGATGATGATCAGAAATCTGTTGATAACGTTGAGGATCTCTTTCCAGAGCTTTACAGGCACATGATTGTGCTCTTTACTCACAGTGATCAACTTGGGGGGATAACAATACAAGACTTTGTACGTGATGGTCATCCAAATCTTAAAGACATTATACGTCGCTGTTCTGGCAGATACCATGTTTTCAACAACAAAAGTCGTAGGAGAGATCAAGTTGTTGAGCTGGTCAGGAAGATTGATGAATTGGTGGCAGTGGAAGGGATCTATGACCATCACCATGTAGATTAA